The genomic window TACTGCCTCAACTCAAAAAAGGTGACATATACAAAGGGATACGTAAAAAAGATATTCTTATCAATGGTAGGAAAACAGAGGCCAACTATAATGTGATGACCGGAGATTCTCTTGATATATACCAAGGATATATTAAAAACCTCGATGAGATATCTCAAGAAGAAAATCATTTGACCTTCCATCTACCACCTATTGTTTATGAATCAGAAGATATTGTGGTCTATAATAAGATGGATAATCTAATAACACAAGGACCGGCCAGTCTTGAGAGTGAACACTATCAATATTTTATATCAAAAAAAATCGATAGGGTTAGCTTTAGACCAGGCCCCCTTCATCGACTTGATAAAAACACTTCAGGTCTTGTGTCTTACAGTCTTAGCTTAAAAGGAGCCAGAAGTTTTACAGAAGCTATCCAGGAAGGAAGAATTAAAAAGCTATACCTAGCAGTCTTAGAAGGCCATGTAGAGAACAAGATCCATTGCCAAGCACCACTGATACCAAACTCAATGAAAACCCTTGTGTTTGAACAAGCAAATGATAAAACAGTAGAGGCCGAAACTATTTACCATCCTCTCGAATATAGAGATGGTAAAACGACAGTAATCATTGAGTTACTAACAGGAAGAACTCACCAAATCAGAGCCCATGCCCAATACATTGGCTATCCAGTGGTGGGGGATTATAAGTATGGAACTAAGGATGAACATATGTACCTGCATAGTGCAGCCCTCTACCTTCCTACTCCTA from Spirochaeta cellobiosiphila DSM 17781 includes these protein-coding regions:
- a CDS encoding pseudouridine synthase — protein: MRRDRFKSYKLTENEQGKRVDNIVKSLLPQLKKGDIYKGIRKKDILINGRKTEANYNVMTGDSLDIYQGYIKNLDEISQEENHLTFHLPPIVYESEDIVVYNKMDNLITQGPASLESEHYQYFISKKIDRVSFRPGPLHRLDKNTSGLVSYSLSLKGARSFTEAIQEGRIKKLYLAVLEGHVENKIHCQAPLIPNSMKTLVFEQANDKTVEAETIYHPLEYRDGKTTVIIELLTGRTHQIRAHAQYIGYPVVGDYKYGTKDEHMYLHSAALYLPTPITEEGQWIWGQPPKYYNKYISLENIENLILNFIKKNYITH